A part of Candidatus Babeliaceae bacterium genomic DNA contains:
- a CDS encoding TIGR00730 family Rossman fold protein — MEWLKRLLSTIRLGLHFFRVGFQVMYGAWKITRLPQPVVSIFGGHLLSKESIFIEQAHKIASILVEHKISVITGGGQGIMEAANSGAAHQRDKRIRSMGIGVAGLPGEKWLNRYVKESIILDYFFARKYLLTEYSMGFVIFPGGLGTMDELSDLMNLVETKKRSPAPVILFGKEHWTLYIDWIEHATKEGLIEESGAKKSLILTDDVDHAIAVLVAYCAECVKD, encoded by the coding sequence ATGGAATGGTTAAAACGACTATTATCAACAATTCGTTTGGGGCTGCATTTTTTTAGGGTCGGTTTTCAGGTTATGTATGGCGCTTGGAAAATTACGCGATTGCCGCAGCCAGTAGTGAGTATTTTTGGTGGGCATTTATTATCAAAAGAAAGTATATTTATTGAGCAAGCTCACAAAATTGCCAGCATTCTTGTTGAACATAAAATTTCTGTTATTACGGGTGGTGGGCAAGGGATTATGGAGGCCGCAAATTCTGGGGCAGCGCACCAACGTGATAAACGTATACGCTCAATGGGTATTGGGGTTGCCGGGCTTCCTGGTGAAAAATGGCTTAATCGTTATGTTAAAGAGTCTATTATTTTGGATTATTTTTTTGCTCGTAAATACTTATTAACCGAATATTCTATGGGATTTGTTATCTTCCCTGGTGGTCTTGGCACAATGGATGAGTTGTCCGATTTAATGAATCTCGTTGAAACTAAAAAGCGATCGCCGGCGCCCGTTATTTTGTTTGGAAAAGAACACTGGACTTTGTATATTGATTGGATTGAGCATGCAACTAAAGAAGGTTTAATTGAAGAATCTGGTGCAAAAAAATCTTTAATACTTACTGATGATGTTGATCATGCAATTGCCGTGCTTGTTGCTTATTGCGCAGAGTGCGTAAAAGATTAA
- a CDS encoding nucleotide pyrophosphohydrolase gives MQDAVATLEQLKKIAHEFADEREWHQFHTPKNLSMCLSAEAAELMELFLWVESKDSLAQVEDKKEAVEHELADVFLILLLFCNRTGIDLAAALERKMVLNRKKYPVEKVKGKSAKYTEYENS, from the coding sequence ATGCAAGATGCGGTTGCAACGTTAGAACAGTTAAAAAAAATAGCACATGAATTTGCCGATGAGCGTGAGTGGCATCAATTTCATACGCCAAAAAATTTGAGCATGTGTTTGTCAGCAGAAGCTGCTGAGCTTATGGAATTATTTTTGTGGGTAGAGAGCAAAGATTCTTTGGCGCAGGTTGAAGACAAAAAAGAAGCAGTTGAGCATGAGCTTGCCGATGTTTTTTTGATACTGCTTCTTTTTTGCAATCGCACCGGCATTGATCTTGCAGCAGCTCTTGAACGTAAGATGGTATTGAATAGAAAAAAATATCCTGTTGAAAAAGTTAAAGGCAAATCTGCCAAGTATACCGAGTATGAGAACTCATAA
- the rsmA gene encoding 16S rRNA (adenine(1518)-N(6)/adenine(1519)-N(6))-dimethyltransferase RsmA yields the protein MKKDYRPQVPQAPRAHGIALKKQFGQHFLRDQHVIDNMLDHVQITNQTSIFEIGCGDGFLTKFLLQTPVKQLWIFEIDHDWATYVQKEYADPRMTIFEENILDVDFARFEQDQPWTLCANLPYQITMPLLNLLQKNRLFLREGVIMIQEEVAQKLTQTSGRGYGFISLYFQHYFELKLLNKIHPDAFFPPPKVFSRLVYFKPNQNPEYIEREEQFWKWIKLCFHQPRRTLRNNLSHTHYDLSRIPEAILQLRAQQMSKADLVNVWKLLI from the coding sequence ATGAAAAAAGATTATCGTCCCCAGGTTCCTCAGGCTCCCCGCGCTCATGGAATAGCTTTAAAAAAACAGTTTGGTCAGCACTTTTTGCGTGATCAACATGTTATTGATAACATGCTTGATCATGTTCAGATAACCAATCAAACATCAATTTTTGAAATTGGATGTGGGGATGGATTTTTAACAAAATTTTTACTCCAGACCCCCGTAAAACAATTATGGATCTTTGAAATAGATCATGATTGGGCTACGTATGTGCAAAAAGAGTATGCTGATCCACGTATGACGATATTTGAGGAAAATATTCTTGATGTTGATTTTGCTCGTTTTGAGCAAGATCAGCCTTGGACGTTGTGCGCTAATTTGCCGTATCAAATTACTATGCCTTTGCTAAATTTGTTACAAAAAAACAGATTGTTCTTGCGCGAAGGGGTTATTATGATACAAGAAGAAGTTGCGCAAAAGTTAACGCAAACGTCTGGTCGCGGATATGGCTTTATTAGTTTATATTTTCAGCATTATTTCGAGCTTAAGTTGCTTAATAAAATTCATCCTGATGCATTCTTTCCGCCACCAAAAGTATTTTCTCGGCTTGTTTATTTTAAGCCGAATCAAAATCCTGAATATATTGAGCGAGAAGAGCAGTTTTGGAAGTGGATAAAGTTGTGCTTTCATCAACCTCGTCGAACTCTTCGTAACAATTTGAGTCATACGCACTATGATTTGTCTCGCATTCCAGAAGCCATACTACAATTACGCGCCCAGCAAATGAGCAAGGCTGATCTTGTTAATGTTTGGAAATTATTAATTTAG